In Montipora capricornis isolate CH-2021 chromosome 4, ASM3666992v2, whole genome shotgun sequence, a single genomic region encodes these proteins:
- the LOC138044629 gene encoding neuropeptide Y receptor type 1-like, whose protein sequence is MPCPGNSVNQTIAAASNITSSSAPEPEALRILRVVSFGVIAAFALVGNYVVNRAVWRNPGPKPIAHYLVSSMAIAEIVTMICLIFTFHAYERPYSWELGHTMCKIVEPLQISSLLVVTTTLAILAVYRCVLLVKPMVTKPTRKQTCRAILLSWLGCIGLSLPAGYYRVVTDSHGENCEILYCEELFPEGLRHHQNTYSIVLFVLNFALPLVIIAICYSLVSKKIREHIFVIKRLQDEQNRALSSVTQYSVCVEESQIAQRGSLICQSQSENKEEVEPMNIQSGNRKEKSEKRGQKKFVSHVNLEEQDEKKGNSENKPREELELQKQSNKGGFELENDLLRMVYALVLIFLICYIPFQVQFLMIEFKVEAFMLWPHKYTFSRFVFLLTCLPSALHPICYGMMSKFYHKAFIRMIACRKFRE, encoded by the coding sequence ATGCCTTGCCCTGGCAATAGCGTTAATCAGACAATAGCAGCCGCAAGTAACATCACTTCCTCTTCTGCTCCTGAACCAGAGGCACTGCGAATCCTTCGGGTTGTTTCGTTCGGCGTAATAGCTGCTTTCGCTTTGGTTGGAAACTATGTAGTAAACCGAGCAGTGTGGAGAAATCCTGGTCCCAAACCCATTGCGCATTACTTAGTCAGCAGCATGGCTATTGCTGAAATCGTCACCATGATCTGTTTGATTTTTACCTTCCACGCTTACGAGCGTCCATATTCGTGGGAGCTGGGACATACCATGTGTAAGATTGTGGAGCCTTTGCAAATATCAAGTCTGTTGGTCGTCACCACAACTTTAGCCATTCTCGCTGTTTATCGCTGCGTTCTGCTTGTCAAGCCTATGGTAACAAAACCAACTCGTAAACAAACATGTCGTGCTATTCTTCTCTCTTGGCTGGGGTGCATTGGGTTGTCACTTCCTGCTGGATATTATCGTGTGGTGACTGATTCACATGGTGAGAACTGCGAAATTCTTTATTGTGAAGAGTTATTTCCTGAGGGACTCCGGCACCACCAGAATACCTACTCTATCGTTCTTTTCGTGTTGAACTTTGCTCTGCCACTTGTCATAATCGCGATTTGCTACTCATTGGTCAGCAAGAAAATCAGAGAACATATCTTCGTGATAAAAAGACTTCAAGACGAACAGAACAGGGCGTTGTCTTCTGTCACCCAGTATTCTGTTTGTGTCGAAGAATCTCAAATCGCACAAAGAGGTAGCTTGATCTGTCAGTCACAGTCAGAAAACAAGGAAGAAGTTGAACCGATGAATATACAAAGTGGTAACAGGAAAGAGAAATCGGAAAAGCGAGGTCAAAAGAAGTTTGTCTCTCATGTCAATCTAGAGGAGcaagatgaaaaaaaaggaaactcgGAAAACAAACCGCGGGAGGAGCTTGAGTTGCAGAAACAAAGCAACAAAGGCGGTTTTGAACTTGAAAACGATCTCTTGAGAATGGTGTATGCCTTGGTATTAATCTTTCTAATTTGTTATATTCCTTTTCAAGTCCAGTTTCTCATGATCGAATTTAAGGTCGAGGCGTTCATGCTGTGGCCTCATAAATACACGTTTAGCAgatttgttttccttcttaCTTGTTTACCGAGCGCTTTACATCCAATATGTTATGGAATGATGAGCAAGTTTTATCATAAAGCATTTATAAGAATGATTGCTTGTAGAAAGTTCAGAGAATGA
- the LOC138044630 gene encoding 52 kDa repressor of the inhibitor of the protein kinase-like has translation MHHDECPEQFHGCWQAKTRTDTSALLKAITDFNFIVTYIIAYSLLSHMTGLTVKLQKKTDDIYKAFAMVSEVKTTYRNIRANFRAHFDAMYDLAVEMAEKVGIVATAPRTTGRQLHRANAPAVDPKEYYQVNVAVPFLDHIISELDGQFSGLTMRVSKLLGLVPSVIQESQITAQQLNDLVDLYKDDLPSPQLFFAEFQRWKIKVQAGIITADSCAASLKACDPDDFPNLYILLKIAATLPVTSCECERSISTMRRLNNYMRCTMGESRLSSLALMHIKYDMPVDLDEIVNLFQDPYPRKMQLSSLLYE, from the coding sequence ATGCACCACGATGAGTGCCCGGAGCAGTTCCATGGATGTTGGCAGGCAAAAACACGAACGGATACCTCCGCACTTCTAAAAGCTATCACtgactttaatttcattgtaaCATACATCATAGCCTACTCCCTTCTCTCCCACATGACAGGTCTCACTGTCAAACTTCAGAAGAAGACAGACGATATCTACAAAGCTTTTGCTATGGTATCGGAGGTGAAGACAACATATAGAAATATACGTGCCAATTTCCGTGCTCATTTTGATGCTATGTACGATCTGGCTGTAGAGATGGCAGAGAAGGTTGGCATTGTAGCAACAGCCCCAAGAACAACAGGAAGACAGCTCCACCGTGCCAATGCCCCTGCTGTTGACCCCAAAGAGTACTATCAGGTTAACGTCGCAGTCCCTTTCCTTGATCACATTATTTCAGAACTCGATGGCCAGTTTTCAGGTTTAACCATGAGGGTCAGTAAGCTGCTCGGGTTAGTGCCATCTGTAATTCAGGAAAGCCAAATCACTGCTCAGCAGCTAAATGACTTAGTAGATCTGTACAAAGATGATCTGCCTTCGCCACAGCTCTTCTTTGCCGAATTTCAGCGTTGGAAGATCAAGGTGCAAGCTGGGATAATTACGGCTGATTCGTGTGCTGCGTCCCTGAAAGCATGTGATCCTGATGATTTCCCTAACCTGTACATTCTTCTCAAGATTGCAGCCACTCTTCCCGTGACATCTTGCGAGTGTGAGCGTTCAATCAGCACAATGAGAAGGCTGAACAATTACATGAGATGTACCATGGGCGAGAGTAGGCTCTCCTCACTGGCTCTCATGCATATCAAGTATGATATGCCTGTCGATCTGGACGAAATTGTCAATCTATTTCAAGACCCTTACCCGAGGAAGATGCAATTGTCAAGTTTGCTTTACGAATAG